In a single window of the Desulfonatronum sp. SC1 genome:
- a CDS encoding beta-propeller fold lactonase family protein, whose product MMRKICYLFSMLLLVGFVASCGSSQVQDNTVPLYIGTYTSGSSEGIYIARFDTVSGKADNLQLLASVDNPSFLTLDANGKLLFAVSEHT is encoded by the coding sequence ATGATGCGCAAAATTTGTTATCTCTTTAGTATGCTTCTTTTGGTTGGCTTTGTTGCTTCATGTGGCTCATCGCAAGTTCAGGATAATACTGTGCCTTTATATATTGGCACATACACTTCCGGTAGTTCGGAGGGTATTTATATAGCCCGGTTTGATACGGTGAGTGGCAAGGCTGACAATCTCCAATTGTTGGCATCTGTTGACAATCCAAGTTTTTTAACGCTTGATGCGAATGGGAAGCTCCTGTTTGCCGTTAGCGAACATACC